TCGGCGCAGGGATGGCAGGCGACCGCCTCCAGCGCCTCCAGCAGACGGTCGACCTGCGCCTCGTCGTGGGCCGCGCTGAAGGTGATGCGCAACCGTGCCGTACCCGCGGGGACGGTCGGCGGCCGGATGGCCGGCACCAGGATGCCGCGCGCGCGCAGACGCTCGCTGAGTCGTACCGCCGCATCGGCCGCGCCCACCAGCAGCGGTTGGATGGGCGTCTCCGAGGCCATCAGCTGCAGGCCGAGTTGCGCCGCACCGCTGCGGAAGCGCGCGATCAGGGCCTGCAGGCGTTCGCGCCGCCAGGACTCGGCGCGCACGAGCCGCAGGCTGGCACGCGTCGCCTCGGCCAGCGCCGGCGGTGTCGCCGTCGTGTAGACATAGGTGCGCGCCCGCTGGATCAGCGTCTCGATCAGGTCTTCGCTTCCGGCGACGAAGGCGCCGAAGGTACCGAAGGCCTTGCCCAGCGTCCCCATCAGTATCGGCACCGCGTCCGCCTCCAGGCCGCAATGCGCCACGCTGCCACGCCCCTCGGCGCCGAGGACACCCAGGCCGTGGGCGTCGTCGACCAGCAACCAGGCCTGCGCGGCGCGCGCCGCCGCGGCCAGCACCGGTAACGGCGCGAGGTCGCCGTCCATGCTGAACACACCGTCGGTGGCGATCAGGTCCCCGCGGCGGCCGCTCGCGACCAGGCGCCGCCCGAGATCGTCGCCATCGGCGTGCGCATAACGCACCAGGCGCGCGCCGCTGTAGCGCGCGGCGTCCAGCAGCGAGGCGTGGTTGTAGCGGTCCTCGAACAGCCGGTCACCCGGCCCCAGCAGCGCGCCGGCGACACCGAGGTTGGCCATGTACCCGGTCGAGAACAGCAAGGCGCGCGGCCGACCGACGAAATCCGCCAGCTCCTCTTCGAGGGCGTGGTGTGCGGCGCTATGCCCGCTGACCAGGTGCGCCGCACCACTGCCGACACCCCAGGTGTCCGCGCCGGCCTGCAGGGCGCGCACCACGTCCGGGTGATTGGCGAGCCCGAGATAGTCGTTGCTGCAGAAGGC
The Gammaproteobacteria bacterium DNA segment above includes these coding regions:
- the bioF gene encoding 8-amino-7-oxononanoate synthase, with protein sequence MKDLRHDLEQRKAHQLYRVRRVSEGPPGPELRIGGERLLAFCSNDYLGLANHPDVVRALQAGADTWGVGSGAAHLVSGHSAAHHALEEELADFVGRPRALLFSTGYMANLGVAGALLGPGDRLFEDRYNHASLLDAARYSGARLVRYAHADGDDLGRRLVASGRRGDLIATDGVFSMDGDLAPLPVLAAAARAAQAWLLVDDAHGLGVLGAEGRGSVAHCGLEADAVPILMGTLGKAFGTFGAFVAGSEDLIETLIQRARTYVYTTATPPALAEATRASLRLVRAESWRRERLQALIARFRSGAAQLGLQLMASETPIQPLLVGAADAAVRLSERLRARGILVPAIRPPTVPAGTARLRITFSAAHDEAQVDRLLEALEAVACHPCADRLDR